A part of Paenibacillus sp. 481 genomic DNA contains:
- a CDS encoding MFS transporter, translating to MKNNLIIYVLAIIVFLIGTIEYIITGVIEMIAMDLGVTTSEAGLLVTVFALAAAIIAPILIALTINVDRKKLLIATLSVFIASNGLMFINLSYEALLWVRIIQGASGGIATVVSMAVATRLVEKERRGNAIGIILMGLSSSLVLGVPMGTFFSEMFGWKVLFMGIGIISVIPLFIIYKKVPVIKEEEAVSLKMQLSILKNSNIVTALAITLFYIGGYSTLFTYITPFLQATSSLSITEISGVLFLAGICSFVGSRVGGQLADAKGSKFTIYFGLLFQGATLLLFTLAGANLFVLILVLMIFMLAIWMISPAQQLFLVTLVPRNPDIALSVNTSFIQFGFALGSGLGGLVISRTSVLTLNWVGLAAVSIALFLAVLLFKKSNEAASS from the coding sequence TTGAAGAATAACCTGATCATTTATGTCCTAGCTATTATTGTCTTTCTAATCGGAACCATTGAGTACATTATTACAGGAGTCATTGAAATGATCGCCATGGATTTGGGAGTAACTACTTCCGAAGCTGGGCTATTGGTGACTGTATTTGCTCTCGCAGCGGCCATTATTGCTCCAATCCTAATTGCATTAACGATAAATGTAGATCGCAAGAAGCTGTTGATAGCTACCCTCAGTGTATTTATTGCCAGCAACGGGCTTATGTTTATAAACCTTTCTTATGAAGCATTACTATGGGTGCGAATTATTCAAGGGGCTAGCGGAGGAATCGCTACCGTAGTATCCATGGCGGTAGCGACACGACTCGTTGAAAAAGAAAGACGGGGCAATGCCATCGGTATTATTTTGATGGGGCTCAGTAGTTCGCTAGTTCTGGGTGTGCCAATGGGTACATTTTTTAGCGAGATGTTTGGATGGAAAGTTTTGTTTATGGGGATAGGTATTATAAGTGTTATTCCACTGTTTATTATCTATAAAAAGGTTCCCGTAATCAAAGAAGAAGAAGCGGTTAGCCTCAAGATGCAGCTCTCTATTTTAAAAAATTCAAACATTGTAACCGCTTTGGCTATTACTTTATTTTATATCGGTGGTTACTCTACGCTCTTCACTTATATTACGCCTTTCTTGCAAGCCACATCCTCTCTCTCCATAACCGAAATTAGCGGTGTGTTGTTTCTAGCGGGAATTTGCAGTTTCGTTGGATCTAGAGTAGGTGGACAATTAGCAGATGCAAAAGGATCGAAATTCACCATTTATTTCGGACTGCTGTTCCAAGGAGCAACACTTCTTTTATTCACGCTAGCTGGTGCCAATCTATTTGTATTGATCTTGGTTTTAATGATCTTCATGTTAGCAATTTGGATGATTTCTCCTGCTCAGCAGCTATTTCTGGTTACTCTAGTACCTCGAAATCCGGATATTGCCCTAAGCGTAAATACTTCATTTATTCAATTTGGTTTTGCGCTGGGATCTGGATTAGGTGGGCTTGTCATCAGCCGTACCTCTGTCCTGACTTTGAATTGGGTAGGTTTGGCTGCTGTAAGCATTGCTTTATTTCTTGCTGTCTTGCTATTCAAAAAGAGCAACGAGGCTGCGAGCTCGTAA
- a CDS encoding alpha/beta fold hydrolase encodes MRDYELYELGDVLLQSGETLPHAILAYKTYGTLNAAKNNVIVYPTWFAGQHTDNEWLIGPGKALDPEKYFIIVPNMFGNGLSSSPSNTPPPYHQANFPQVSIYDNVRLQHQLVTQKFGITKIALVVGWSLGAVQTFQWGASYPNMVERIAPFGGAAQTRPHAQVVFKSMIAALQADSAWKNGFYTQQPTAGLAAMGRVYAPWGFSQAYYLEQLYQQEGYPTLGEYLVDYWDQVFLTFDANDLIAMLRTGITGNISANSTYNDDFELALSKITAQALVMPGSTDLFFPPQDNKYEAEHMPNAFFLPIESKWGHCAGIGQHESDSEFIDQNLKTLLLQ; translated from the coding sequence ATGAGAGATTATGAACTATATGAACTGGGCGATGTTTTGCTACAATCCGGTGAGACTCTCCCCCATGCCATTCTTGCTTATAAAACTTATGGGACGCTAAATGCAGCTAAAAATAATGTGATTGTATATCCCACATGGTTCGCAGGCCAGCATACCGATAATGAATGGTTAATTGGACCTGGCAAGGCGCTGGACCCCGAAAAGTATTTTATCATCGTCCCGAATATGTTCGGCAATGGACTATCCTCCTCGCCAAGTAATACTCCCCCGCCTTATCACCAAGCTAATTTTCCGCAGGTTTCGATTTATGATAATGTGCGGTTACAGCATCAACTGGTTACTCAAAAGTTTGGTATTACGAAAATAGCCCTAGTAGTAGGCTGGTCACTCGGAGCAGTGCAAACCTTCCAGTGGGGAGCAAGCTATCCTAATATGGTGGAACGAATCGCTCCATTCGGTGGAGCTGCCCAGACTCGGCCACATGCACAGGTTGTATTTAAAAGCATGATCGCTGCCCTTCAGGCTGATTCCGCTTGGAAGAATGGCTTCTACACGCAGCAACCCACAGCTGGGTTAGCAGCCATGGGTCGAGTATATGCACCTTGGGGCTTCTCTCAAGCCTATTATCTCGAGCAGCTCTATCAGCAAGAGGGCTACCCTACTTTGGGGGAGTATCTCGTGGATTACTGGGATCAAGTATTTTTGACCTTTGACGCCAATGACCTGATCGCCATGTTACGTACCGGAATCACCGGTAACATTAGCGCTAATTCGACGTATAATGACGATTTTGAACTTGCATTAAGTAAGATTACAGCACAGGCGCTAGTTATGCCGGGAAGTACGGACCTATTCTTCCCGCCCCAGGATAACAAATATGAGGCGGAGCATATGCCAAATGCGTTCTTTCTTCCTATTGAGTCAAAGTGGGGGCATTGCGCAGGCATTGGTCAGCATGAATCAGACTCGGAATTTATAGATCAAAACCTAAAAACATTGTTACTTCAATGA
- a CDS encoding ABC-F family ATP-binding cassette domain-containing protein codes for MIKVENLSFSFPQKELYTNISFTLEEGQHCAFIGTSGSGKSTLIDILMDPERYLFEGKLEIDPTCKIGYVSQFSQLDKTKETTVFEYIGEQFIKLQDEIQSICTEMETSSDIEPLLEKYQFALDALDAIGGDDFESNINKKLNLANLMKLKDVRVSDLSGGEFKLIQVMKEMLNSPDLMIMDEPDVFLDFENLNALKNLINSHKGILLVVTHNRYLLNHCFNKIIHLENTEIQEFDGRYIEYNFSLLQTKIELQEIAVAEQEEIERYDNIIDNLRAIATINSEASRGRALKARVRFQERLEARRIKAPFVDIKQPNISFGIDNAMEDSVVVKVTNYSVAFDELLLDNVNFEMKSTDKVAIIGPNGTGKTTLLRDIFNNNHDSIEINDDVKVAYLSQLQGEVLNDSNTILEEFIDAGFKTYDEVRSYIANYGFEGEIVNQKIASLSGGEKNMLQLAKVSASKANILLLDEPTSHLDIYSQIALEKAIEDYKGAIIMISHDFYSVVNGMDYVLIIDDKTIRKMKMKKFKQMIYARHFDKDYLETEQNKKALEMKIELALKDTDFELAKVLVDELEELIKLL; via the coding sequence ATGATAAAAGTTGAAAACTTATCCTTCTCATTTCCACAAAAAGAACTATATACAAACATTTCATTTACGTTAGAAGAGGGACAGCATTGCGCTTTTATTGGAACAAGTGGCAGTGGTAAAAGTACACTGATCGATATACTGATGGATCCAGAAAGATATTTGTTTGAGGGCAAGTTAGAAATAGATCCAACCTGCAAAATTGGGTATGTAAGTCAATTTTCCCAATTAGACAAAACGAAAGAAACAACCGTTTTTGAATATATCGGAGAACAATTTATTAAGCTACAAGATGAAATACAATCTATTTGTACTGAAATGGAAACATCATCGGATATTGAGCCGTTACTCGAAAAGTATCAATTCGCTTTAGACGCATTGGATGCAATCGGTGGCGATGATTTTGAAAGCAACATTAATAAGAAACTAAATCTAGCAAACCTCATGAAGCTAAAAGATGTTAGAGTATCCGACCTGAGTGGTGGGGAATTCAAACTTATTCAAGTGATGAAGGAAATGCTTAATAGTCCCGATTTGATGATTATGGATGAACCCGATGTATTTTTAGATTTTGAAAACCTAAATGCGCTTAAAAATCTTATTAACTCACACAAAGGCATACTGCTAGTTGTTACCCACAACCGATATCTATTGAATCATTGTTTCAACAAAATTATTCACCTTGAAAACACGGAGATTCAAGAGTTTGATGGGCGATATATTGAGTATAATTTCTCATTACTTCAGACAAAAATTGAGCTGCAAGAAATCGCAGTCGCTGAACAAGAAGAAATCGAGAGATACGATAACATTATTGATAATCTTAGAGCTATCGCAACTATTAATTCAGAAGCATCTAGAGGTAGAGCGTTAAAAGCTAGAGTTAGATTTCAAGAGAGATTGGAAGCGCGTAGAATTAAAGCGCCATTTGTTGATATTAAGCAACCGAATATTAGCTTCGGTATTGATAATGCAATGGAAGACAGCGTTGTTGTAAAAGTCACTAATTATAGTGTTGCCTTTGATGAACTGCTTTTAGACAATGTTAACTTTGAGATGAAATCTACGGATAAAGTAGCTATTATCGGTCCAAATGGTACAGGGAAAACGACTTTACTCCGAGATATCTTTAACAATAATCATGATTCCATTGAAATAAATGATGATGTTAAAGTGGCTTATTTATCTCAGCTTCAAGGCGAAGTGTTAAATGATTCTAATACCATATTAGAAGAATTCATCGATGCAGGGTTTAAAACGTATGATGAGGTTAGATCGTATATTGCGAACTATGGCTTTGAAGGCGAGATCGTTAATCAAAAGATAGCATCTCTATCGGGTGGAGAAAAAAATATGCTTCAATTAGCTAAAGTTTCTGCCAGTAAAGCGAACATATTGCTGCTTGATGAACCGACAAGCCATTTAGACATCTATTCACAAATCGCACTGGAGAAAGCTATTGAAGACTATAAAGGTGCGATTATCATGATTTCTCATGATTTCTACTCGGTTGTAAATGGTATGGATTATGTGTTAATCATTGACGATAAGACAATTAGAAAAATGAAAATGAAAAAATTTAAACAGATGATTTATGCGCGTCATTTTGATAAAGACTATTTAGAAACGGAACAAAATAAAAAAGCGCTTGAAATGAAAATAGAATTAGCTCTAAAAGATACTGATTTTGAACTTGCAAAAGTATTAGTTGATGAGCTAGAAGAGCTGATTAAGTTACTTTAA
- a CDS encoding aldehyde dehydrogenase family protein: protein MNFEQLTRSYINGEWVSGKGSSYTLTNPYNDADLATFPIATKAQLEEAYEAANASYNTWAANTELRTEVLMKALQYFKDHEEEIINVLAVEAGSTYIKAKVELELTIACLAEALTYVDSLGGREVPMTMPGKINKVYRKPLGVISSISPFNFPLFLSMRTIVPALALGNAVVHKGDIQTALTGGTIMAKAFEEAGIPAGVFNVILTEIPEIGDTMIVHPYSKFISFTGSTPVGRHIGQVAGGLLKPVALELGGNAPFVVLKDANIDAAINAAIFGKYLHQGQICMMINRIVLHQDIYDEFAGKFVERAKQLPIGDPLDPSVVIGPMINTRQIEKAQGFIADAKANDIEVLLDGTREGNILTPTIFGNISPDSQLAQTEFFSPIVVIIKAASDEEAIEIANHTEYGLSSSIFTSDLAKGEQLAADLEFGMTHVNDQTVNAIENTPFGGVKGSGMGRFGNPWVIDEFTETKWVSIQVEERQFPF from the coding sequence ATGAACTTTGAGCAATTAACGCGAAGCTATATTAATGGTGAGTGGGTAAGCGGAAAAGGTTCAAGCTATACATTAACAAATCCGTATAATGATGCTGATCTCGCAACGTTTCCAATCGCTACGAAAGCGCAGCTTGAAGAGGCATATGAAGCAGCGAATGCTTCATACAACACGTGGGCGGCAAATACGGAGCTTCGTACAGAAGTATTGATGAAAGCGCTTCAATATTTTAAAGATCATGAAGAAGAAATTATTAACGTATTAGCTGTAGAGGCTGGCTCGACTTATATTAAAGCAAAAGTAGAGCTTGAGTTAACGATTGCTTGTTTAGCAGAGGCGTTAACTTATGTTGACTCTTTAGGTGGTCGTGAAGTGCCCATGACGATGCCTGGCAAAATAAATAAGGTGTATCGTAAGCCGCTCGGTGTTATTTCTTCGATTTCGCCATTTAACTTCCCGTTATTTTTATCGATGCGTACGATTGTCCCTGCATTGGCATTAGGAAATGCAGTTGTGCACAAAGGTGATATTCAAACTGCATTAACGGGTGGTACCATTATGGCAAAAGCCTTTGAAGAAGCAGGCATTCCAGCTGGCGTTTTCAATGTCATTTTAACAGAAATTCCGGAAATCGGTGATACGATGATCGTACATCCTTATTCCAAATTTATTAGTTTTACAGGCTCTACGCCCGTTGGCCGTCATATTGGCCAAGTAGCTGGTGGTCTGTTAAAACCTGTGGCCTTGGAGCTTGGTGGCAACGCGCCATTTGTCGTACTCAAAGATGCAAATATTGATGCGGCCATTAATGCTGCAATCTTCGGTAAATACCTTCACCAAGGTCAAATTTGTATGATGATTAACCGTATTGTGCTTCATCAAGATATTTATGATGAGTTCGCTGGTAAGTTTGTTGAACGTGCCAAACAATTACCAATTGGCGATCCACTAGACCCGTCTGTCGTAATCGGCCCGATGATTAACACACGCCAAATTGAAAAAGCACAAGGATTCATCGCTGATGCGAAAGCTAATGATATAGAAGTATTGCTTGATGGTACACGTGAAGGCAATATTTTAACACCTACAATATTCGGCAATATTTCACCTGATAGTCAATTAGCTCAAACCGAATTCTTTTCACCGATTGTCGTAATCATTAAAGCCGCATCGGATGAAGAGGCGATTGAAATCGCCAACCATACCGAGTATGGTTTGAGTTCTTCCATCTTTACATCGGATTTAGCAAAAGGCGAGCAACTAGCAGCTGATTTGGAGTTTGGTATGACTCACGTAAATGACCAAACCGTCAATGCGATTGAAAACACACCTTTTGGTGGTGTAAAAGGCTCGGGTATGGGCCGTTTCGGTAACCCTTGGGTGATCGATGAATTCACGGAAACGAAATGGGTTTCTATTCAAGTAGAAGAACGACAATTCCCATTTTAA
- a CDS encoding LysR family transcriptional regulator, which produces MELRQLKTFYILASTLNFTRAAEVQNYVPSTVTMQMKALEEELGVKLVDRLDKKVALTDAGRGFLSYVENILSLLEEAEHAVKQSGEVTGTVVISADETLCTYRLPAVLRSFGLRYPGVRLIFRPLANPNLKHSLREGDADIIFMLDEDKGETGFCGEKMLDEPFYLLVSPEHPLAAQPALAIEDFHGETFLLTEKGCSYRTFFERSLSQKGMGGVNELEFHSAEAIKQCAKIGMGIAILPEMAVAAEVSRGELVPLPWDLTTTTFATQMFWHEDKWISPAIEAFLNLTRDTFLKNSILENEDH; this is translated from the coding sequence ATGGAATTACGTCAACTGAAAACCTTTTATATACTTGCTTCGACGCTCAATTTTACACGCGCTGCAGAAGTGCAAAATTATGTTCCCTCCACGGTTACGATGCAGATGAAGGCATTGGAGGAAGAACTGGGTGTGAAGTTAGTAGACAGATTGGATAAAAAAGTGGCTCTTACGGATGCGGGAAGAGGCTTTCTTAGCTATGTAGAAAATATATTGTCGTTGCTCGAAGAAGCAGAGCATGCCGTCAAGCAATCGGGAGAGGTGACGGGCACGGTAGTCATAAGTGCCGATGAAACGTTATGTACATACCGGCTACCGGCCGTATTGCGCAGTTTTGGCTTGCGCTATCCTGGGGTTCGGCTGATTTTCCGACCGCTAGCTAATCCGAATCTCAAACATAGCTTGCGTGAAGGGGATGCGGACATTATTTTTATGCTCGATGAGGACAAGGGCGAGACAGGTTTTTGCGGAGAAAAAATGTTGGATGAGCCCTTTTATTTATTAGTATCACCCGAACATCCTTTGGCTGCACAACCTGCGTTAGCTATTGAAGATTTTCATGGCGAGACCTTTTTGTTGACGGAGAAGGGATGCTCCTATCGCACGTTTTTTGAGCGGAGCCTTTCACAGAAGGGAATGGGCGGAGTTAATGAATTGGAATTTCACAGCGCTGAAGCTATTAAACAATGTGCGAAGATAGGGATGGGTATCGCCATACTGCCTGAAATGGCTGTGGCAGCAGAAGTGAGTCGGGGAGAATTGGTTCCGCTGCCGTGGGATTTGACCACTACAACGTTTGCAACTCAAATGTTTTGGCATGAAGACAAGTGGATCTCGCCTGCGATTGAGGCCTTTTTGAACTTGACCCGAGATACATTTTTGAAAAATAGTATCTTAGAAAATGAAGACCACTGA
- a CDS encoding SRPBCC family protein, producing the protein MTPDSGSKELVITCEIHAPREIVFQAWSETEHLKHWWGPKGFEISVKHLDFRAGGSFHYSMQAPDGSQMWGKFVYQEIKAPEKIVWNNCFSDEAGNIVRSPFSDLIPLEIRNEVVLSDNDGTTQLTLCSRSINATEEERSFFEGMFESMKQGFGGTFDQLEQYLSRMN; encoded by the coding sequence ATGACGCCCGACTCGGGTAGCAAAGAGTTAGTTATAACATGTGAGATTCATGCACCACGCGAAATTGTGTTCCAAGCATGGTCCGAAACAGAGCACTTAAAGCACTGGTGGGGACCGAAAGGGTTTGAAATAAGTGTAAAGCATCTGGATTTTCGTGCGGGGGGATCTTTTCACTACAGCATGCAAGCTCCTGATGGCAGTCAAATGTGGGGTAAATTTGTGTACCAGGAGATCAAGGCTCCTGAGAAAATTGTATGGAACAATTGCTTTTCGGATGAGGCAGGAAACATTGTCAGGTCTCCGTTTAGTGATTTGATTCCGCTCGAAATTCGCAATGAGGTAGTATTGAGCGATAATGATGGTACTACCCAACTAACCCTTTGCAGCCGCTCGATCAATGCTACGGAAGAAGAGCGAAGCTTCTTTGAAGGGATGTTCGAATCCATGAAGCAGGGCTTCGGAGGAACCTTTGATCAGCTTGAACAATATTTATCGAGAATGAATTGA